A stretch of Longibacter salinarum DNA encodes these proteins:
- a CDS encoding putative molybdenum carrier protein, producing the protein MTHLEKVISGGQTGADRAALDAVMSVGIPSGGWCPKGRRAEDGDIPPRYPLRETPEEAVEQRTEWNVRDSDGTLILVLGEQDQGTQYTVEQADQYNRPTLTVTLPAASGDVERAASWLKNESIQVLNVAGPRESNAPGLYEHARTFLESLFRRCVRR; encoded by the coding sequence ATGACCCATCTTGAGAAAGTCATCAGTGGGGGCCAGACCGGTGCTGACCGGGCTGCCCTTGACGCGGTGATGTCGGTCGGCATCCCGTCCGGCGGCTGGTGTCCGAAGGGACGCCGGGCGGAGGATGGCGACATACCGCCGCGCTATCCCCTGCGCGAAACGCCGGAGGAGGCGGTCGAGCAGCGCACCGAGTGGAATGTGCGTGACAGTGACGGGACGCTCATTCTCGTACTCGGTGAGCAGGATCAAGGAACGCAATACACGGTGGAGCAGGCAGACCAATACAACCGCCCGACGTTGACTGTCACGCTTCCCGCGGCGTCGGGTGATGTCGAACGCGCGGCCTCATGGCTTAAGAATGAGTCGATCCAGGTTCTGAATGTGGCCGGCCCGCGGGAAAGCAATGCCCCGGGATTGTACGAGCACGCTAGAACCTTTCTGGAGTCACTCTTTCGCCGGTGCGTCCGTAGATGA